One Ancylothrix sp. D3o genomic window, CGATAACAAACCACAATATTCTGGCAGCGAAAAAGTTGGGAATTTCCTACGAGCGGCGGCAGCAAGACCTCCAGATTGTTGTGCGTTCTGAAACTCTTGAGCGTCAGCTAAGACTAGGGCTTGGCGAAGAGGATGCTAAAAAATACAACATTCTTATCTACAACGTCAGTGATGATTGGATTCACAACTGGCGCGATGACCTTGCCAGCCTCAATGATTTCATTCAAAAAACTTTAGTCGAATCCGTATTACCAGATTTAATTGCCCGTATTAATCCCCAGGATATTGTTGTACTCTCTAGCGATCATGGATTCGTTGAACTCTCTAGGGAGGATGGAATTGAAATCACTCATCTCGATAATCATAATATTCGTTATCGCTATCTTAAAACTACTGTGCCTACCTACGGTAAGGGTATTAGCTATGGCAGTTCTGAATATACCTATGAAGTTGCTGTAGGTCGTCAATGGTTTAAACGCTCTGATAGCAATAGAATAGACCGCTTTACTCATGGTGGCATTACCCTAGATGAAATGGTTGTCCCAGGAGCGCTCCTGAAACCCATAACTCAGCCAATTCGCAAACTTGAATTACTCGATTTACCAAGCCAGCTAGTAGATACTGAAGATCAAGAAATTAAATTAGTTCTATCCGTTCTCAATAGTGGCACACAACGCAGCTCGTTTCTCTTTAATTGGCGCATTGATGATAACCCGCCACAGGTTATACAGGAAGAACTGGCTGCTGGCGATCGCATTCCTCTGACTCTCAGTTTCTTTGCTCAGCTCGGTCAGCAACTTTTGACAGTTGAACTGTTGGATAGCAAAGGAACTCGTCTGGCAGTTCACCGTATTCCCCTACAAGTTTCTACTCGTCGCGATAAAGTTGAGTTTTCCGATCCACTCGCTGGACTAGACTTTGATGATTAGCGTCAGGTTATCTCCATGAATGCTAGAAGGTCATTGGACGAAAAAGTTCTTGCTTACTTGAGCGATCGCGTTGTCCTCAAACCCCTGACGCGCTGGAATGATGCGTATAAGGAATTTCCTCGCTACGTCATGGAATACCTCTGCGCTCGATATATTGACCCTACTGCTCCCTCCGTTGGTCAACAGAAAATTGATCGCCTTCTGAGCGAACACTATGTCGGTTCTGAAGGCAAAGAACTCATTAAAAGCCAAATCAAAGAGAAGGGAGAATACACAATCCTGGGTCAATTCCAAGTTCGCCTCGATGCTGCTCGCGACCATTACTGGGCTGAAGTTCCAGCCCTTGGTGAAAACTATGTCCGTGTTAGCCAAGGAATCCTACACAAATTTGGTGATGTTTTACTCACCAGCGGAGCCTGGGGAACAGCCATCATTGAGTACGATCCTACTTACGAATTAGGTCATAAGAAGTATCCTTTTTACATCAAGCAATTCACTCCTTTCCAAGTAACTCGGTTAGAGTTAGATGACTATATTGAAAAAAGAAATTTATTTACAACTGATGAGTGGATCGATCTAATTATCACCTCTATTGGCTTTGAGCCATCTCGATTCACTGAACGGGAAAAGTACCTGATGCTATTGCGTCTAGTGCCATTTGTAGAGGCTAACTACAACTTAATTGAACTCGGACCACGCGAGACTGGTAAGACCTATACCTACCGCAATACATCTAGCCGCTCCTTTGTCCTCTCTGGCAGCCGTACTACCCCTGCCACTCTATTTTTTAACCAAAATACTCGTAAAGTCGGAATTTTAGCGCAAAAAGATGTCGTCTTTTTTGATGAGATAGCTCACACCACGTTTTCTGATGCTGCTAGCACAATCTCAGTCCTTAAAGACTATATGCAAACCGGGCGCTTCTCTCGCGGCAATAATGAATATAATGCTCAGGCCAGCATAGTCCTTGGTGGCAATATTGATACAGATATGGAAAATAAAAAACCTCTATCTGGCTACAAGCACTATTTTGCTGTACTACCAGTTGAGTTACAAGACACAGCTTTCTTAGATCGCATTCACGCCTTCCTACCCGGTTGGGAAATGCCCAAAATTCGTCCGGACAACTATGCTCAAGGCTATGGCTTTATCACTGACTACCTGGCTGAAATATTTAACCGCCTGCGACGCACCAATTATTCCCTAATTGTCGAAAAATATACTGAAGTAGACGGTCTAACAACGCGCAATCAAACTGCCATCAAAAAAACTGCTGCTGGTCTTCTCAAGCTCATCCACCCTCACCGAGATGTAGATTCAATCCAACATGATGAATACTCTACCTGTATTAGTCATGCTGTTGAACACCGTAATCGAGTTATCGAGCAACTGGCAGTAATCGCTCCAGAAGAATTCTCAAAAAACTCTCTAGCATCTCTAAGAGAGGGTTGGAAAAGCCACTCAGAGGGCTTTTGAGTGTCTCACTGACAGGTTTAAGACAAAATGGCTGCAAGGAATTCACGGAGATTGCTACCGCCAACCATTACTGTGTAATTCCTCTAATTCAGGAATCGTTTCTTCTGTCTCGCCAAATTGTTCAAATAATATAAATTCAAGCAAGCCGGCTTCGTCAATTTTTTCTAAGAATTGTTGCTGTAAACTGAAAATCTTTGTTACCGTTTCTGATGGTAGTCTTGCCATATAGATAACCTGTGTTTCTAGCTAAGATAGTATATCATTAATGGCTTATCAACACCAGTATTTAAAATCCCTTTATGGAACCCGATGAGCTTCTAAAGCTCGTTCAATAGTATTCCGATACTCTTCTACTCTATCTATTTAACAATCTCCTCTCTTTCTGGATTCAAAGTAATAAAAATACTATGACGATTTCAAAGATGAGTATGCTCAAGATGAATAGCAATATCTTCATCTGCAACAGAAATGCCATTTTGCCAAAGCTCATACTCACTAATATCAACATCGTCATCCCAAACTAACCCATAACCACCTTCCTCAATCTTAAAGTTTTTAAAAAACGCAGGATTATGGAGTTTAGCAAACATGGGATTCTCTAGGAATTTAGAGATGTTGTATTGTCTGAATTCATCATCGGTAAATTTTACAAGCAAAGTTTGATTATCAATAGCTTTTGCCGCAACAATATGAGGATATTTCATAAATAACAATTCTGATAAATGGGTTTGTATCCCCCATAGGCTTAGATTTCTATGAGGGAGTGGAGGAATGGAGGCGCAGATATTCAGACGTGAGTATCTAAGAAAGACCGGCAACTTTCAATTTTTCAGCAACTTTTAACTCAGCCAAACGCTTTTCGTATTTTTGGTCTATTTCCAATGTAAAGTCGCATAATTATTTAGCTTTTTGTTCGGTTAATTTGGCAAGTTCAAGCAGTTCTGCTAATTCACGTTGTTCCTGTTCGCTCATGGATGGTTGTGTCATTGTTGATTTCCTTATGCAAGTTTTGAGCTTCCTCGTATTTATTTTAACTTCCAATACCTACCAGACACCGCTCTTAGATGTTTTCTCACCAGAATTTGATAGCAGACTCTTCATAAAATGGCTAACATAAACCTAATTTCATGGCCGATCCGAAGTTTGTCGGGTTCTACAATCTAACGTTTTCAATATAAGTTTCAGAGACATATAAAGATTTTTTCATAAAAAGCCCTAAATAGAATACAATTGAAATAATGAAGCAATCTTATTTTTTTAAGGAAGAAAAATATATAATTTTTCCTGTGAACTCCTTATTAAATTTTATTAAATTTTTGATTGTTGGGAACTTTACACTATTAGCATTCTAATTGTATTGGTGCTATTAAGCAGGTATAAAGATGCAAAAGTGTTCTTTAGGTAATTTAACTCATTTAGTCTTGCTCACTTTACTTGGTCTGACTGCTCCATCAGTTTCGGCACAGGATTTTCCGATTACCAGAATTGAAAGCAAAGGATTGGGGCACGGAAATATTTACATAGGTGGTTTTAAATTAATAGTGCCAGATACTAATACAACCGTGAACGCTTATGGCAATAATTCTCGTTTACGGCGTTATGATGTTCATTTAGCTAAAATGTTTGAAATAACAATGTGGGAGTGTAGTAAACTACGCTCCCAAAATCAAGCTACAGCTTACGCTAGGTGGGAATATAAAGCAGGGAATGGCTCAATTGATATGGGGATTTTTGAAATTTCCTGTCCTTTAGCACTGGATATCCGTCGCGCTTATGGATTGGGCCAGCCAGAACGGACTGTTATTTCTAACTATAGTATTAGAACTTTACAGTGGTCATCCGAGTCGGCAGATATTCCTAGACTCCAAATTACTGGAGGAAAAATTGATCGCTGGCTTGATTTTGTTGAGGGTTTTAAGCCAATACGATAGAGAGGCGAATAGCTTTCTGAGTGGCGCTACAATGAACGCCATTGAAGGTCATTTGGAACTGTTATTTTTGAGGAA contains:
- a CDS encoding DUF2442 domain-containing protein, whose translation is MKYPHIVAAKAIDNQTLLVKFTDDEFRQYNISKFLENPMFAKLHNPAFFKNFKIEEGGYGLVWDDDVDISEYELWQNGISVADEDIAIHLEHTHL
- the brxL gene encoding BREX system Lon protease-like protein BrxL, producing MDEKVLAYLSDRVVLKPLTRWNDAYKEFPRYVMEYLCARYIDPTAPSVGQQKIDRLLSEHYVGSEGKELIKSQIKEKGEYTILGQFQVRLDAARDHYWAEVPALGENYVRVSQGILHKFGDVLLTSGAWGTAIIEYDPTYELGHKKYPFYIKQFTPFQVTRLELDDYIEKRNLFTTDEWIDLIITSIGFEPSRFTEREKYLMLLRLVPFVEANYNLIELGPRETGKTYTYRNTSSRSFVLSGSRTTPATLFFNQNTRKVGILAQKDVVFFDEIAHTTFSDAASTISVLKDYMQTGRFSRGNNEYNAQASIVLGGNIDTDMENKKPLSGYKHYFAVLPVELQDTAFLDRIHAFLPGWEMPKIRPDNYAQGYGFITDYLAEIFNRLRRTNYSLIVEKYTEVDGLTTRNQTAIKKTAAGLLKLIHPHRDVDSIQHDEYSTCISHAVEHRNRVIEQLAVIAPEEFSKNSLASLREGWKSHSEGF